Proteins co-encoded in one Streptomyces sp. SLBN-31 genomic window:
- a CDS encoding YtxH domain-containing protein: MRYKLTFVVGLALGYVLGTRAGRERYEQLKKSARQVAQNPAVRNTAETAAQQGRQFAGKAYHVVSDKVGDRVPDSVTDRVRSLKGRHTNGTGEDDWGTSNT, from the coding sequence ATGCGCTACAAGCTCACGTTCGTCGTCGGCCTGGCTCTGGGTTACGTCCTGGGCACACGCGCCGGACGCGAACGCTACGAGCAACTGAAGAAGTCCGCGCGCCAGGTCGCCCAGAACCCGGCGGTCCGCAACACCGCAGAGACGGCCGCCCAGCAGGGCCGCCAGTTCGCGGGCAAGGCGTACCACGTGGTCAGCGACAAGGTCGGGGACCGGGTGCCGGACTCGGTGACGGACCGGGTGCGCTCGCTGAAGGGCCGGCACACCAACGGCACGGGCGAGGACGACTGGGGCACCAGCAACACCTAG
- a CDS encoding ABC transporter ATP-binding protein: MAGPMARMMGQGGGPDSRSMDFKVSGRRLIAQFKPERLTIYVLLCCVVVSVGLNVIGPKILGKATDLVFAGIVGRQMPSGATKEQVLDSMRARGQGQVADMLRSTDFTPGKGIDFDAVGRVLLLVLCTFVVAGLLMAVATRLVNRAVNRTMYRLRENVQTKLSRLPLSYFDKRQRGEVLSRATNDIDNIGQTLQQSMGQLINSLLTIIGVLAVMFWVSWLLALVALVTVPLSFVVATRVGKRSQPHFVQQWRSTGKLNAHIEEMYTGHTLVKVFGRQDESAQQFAEQNEALYEAGFKAQFNSGIMQPLMMFVSNLNYVLVAVVGGLRVASGALSIGDVQAFIQYSRQFSMPLTQVASMANLVQSGVASAERIFELLDAEEQEADPVEGARPEELRGLVELQNISFRYDPEKPLIEDLSLKAEPGHTVAIVGPTGAGKTTLVNLLMRFYDVSGGRITLDGVDVATMSRDELRARIGMVLQDTWLFGGTIAENIAYGASREVTRGEIEEAARAAHADRFIRTLPDGYDTVIDDEGSGVSAGEKQLITIARAFLSDPVILVLDEATSSVDTRTEVLIQKAMAKLAHGRTSFVIAHRLSTIRDADTILVMENGSIVEQGAHTDLLAADGAYARLYKAQFAQAVAEVD, translated from the coding sequence ATGGCCGGGCCGATGGCGCGGATGATGGGTCAGGGCGGCGGTCCCGACAGCCGTTCGATGGACTTCAAGGTGTCGGGCCGGCGCCTGATCGCGCAGTTCAAGCCGGAGCGGCTGACGATCTACGTGCTGCTGTGCTGCGTGGTCGTCAGTGTCGGGCTCAACGTGATCGGGCCGAAGATCCTCGGCAAGGCCACCGACCTGGTGTTCGCCGGGATCGTCGGGCGGCAGATGCCGTCGGGTGCCACCAAGGAACAGGTGCTGGACTCCATGCGCGCGCGGGGTCAGGGCCAGGTCGCCGACATGCTGCGCAGCACCGACTTCACGCCGGGCAAGGGCATCGACTTCGACGCGGTGGGCCGCGTCCTGCTGCTCGTGCTGTGCACGTTCGTGGTCGCCGGTCTGCTGATGGCGGTGGCGACCCGGCTGGTGAACCGGGCCGTCAACCGCACGATGTACCGGCTGCGGGAGAACGTGCAGACGAAGCTGTCGCGGCTGCCGCTGTCGTACTTCGACAAGCGGCAGCGCGGCGAGGTGCTCAGCCGGGCCACCAACGACATCGACAACATCGGCCAGACGCTGCAGCAGTCGATGGGCCAGCTCATCAACTCGCTGCTGACCATCATCGGTGTGCTCGCGGTGATGTTCTGGGTGTCGTGGCTGCTGGCGCTGGTGGCCCTGGTGACCGTGCCGCTGTCGTTCGTCGTCGCCACGCGCGTCGGCAAGCGCTCGCAGCCGCACTTCGTGCAGCAGTGGCGCTCCACCGGCAAGCTGAACGCCCATATCGAGGAGATGTACACCGGGCACACCCTGGTGAAGGTGTTCGGGCGGCAGGACGAGTCGGCGCAGCAGTTCGCCGAGCAGAACGAGGCGCTGTACGAGGCCGGGTTCAAGGCGCAGTTCAACAGCGGGATCATGCAGCCGCTGATGATGTTCGTCTCCAACCTCAACTACGTACTCGTGGCGGTGGTCGGTGGTCTGCGGGTCGCCTCGGGCGCCCTGTCCATCGGTGACGTGCAGGCCTTCATCCAGTACTCGCGGCAGTTCTCGATGCCGCTGACGCAGGTCGCGTCCATGGCGAACCTGGTGCAGTCGGGTGTGGCCTCGGCCGAGCGGATCTTCGAACTCCTGGACGCGGAGGAGCAGGAGGCGGATCCGGTCGAGGGCGCCCGGCCCGAGGAGCTGCGGGGACTGGTGGAGCTGCAGAACATCTCCTTCCGCTACGACCCCGAGAAGCCGCTGATCGAGGACCTCTCGCTGAAGGCGGAACCGGGCCACACGGTCGCCATCGTCGGCCCGACCGGCGCCGGCAAGACCACCCTGGTCAACCTGCTCATGCGGTTCTACGACGTCTCCGGCGGCCGCATCACCCTCGACGGCGTGGACGTCGCCACGATGTCCCGGGACGAGCTGCGGGCCCGGATCGGCATGGTGCTGCAGGACACCTGGCTGTTCGGCGGCACGATCGCGGAGAACATCGCGTACGGCGCCTCGCGCGAGGTCACCCGGGGCGAGATCGAGGAGGCGGCGCGGGCCGCGCACGCCGACCGGTTCATCCGTACGCTGCCCGACGGCTACGACACCGTGATCGACGACGAGGGCTCCGGCGTCAGCGCCGGTGAGAAGCAGCTGATCACCATCGCGCGGGCGTTCCTGTCCGACCCGGTGATCCTGGTGCTCGACGAGGCGACCTCGTCGGTCGACACCCGTACCGAGGTGCTGATCCAGAAGGCGATGGCCAAACTCGCCCACGGGCGGACCTCGTTCGTGATCGCGCACCGGCTGTCGACCATCCGGGACGCGGACACGATCCTGGTGATGGAGAACGGCTCGATCGTCGAACAGGGCGCGCACACCGACCTGTTGGCGGCCGACGGGGCCTACGCGCGGCTGTACAAGGCGCAGTTCGCGCAAGCGGTCGCGGAAGTGGACTGA
- a CDS encoding RNA polymerase sigma factor has protein sequence MPESSERGRSVPYGSQTPAVPLNAYGTDSGEAVDSAPEVPLPHPLAAIILEVARVQTQTLTQTDTGNDVTEPDAEADVLVAVPPQTRVVHHPEADPVEPEGPPEAAEPPAEALETETPEPVETPAVERARADTGGPSSDLFRQYLREIGRIPLLTAAEEVELARRVEAGLFAEEKLSNTPDLDSELALDLDRLVVMGRMAKRRLIEANLRLVVSVAKRYVGRGLTMLDLVQEGNLGLIRAVEKFDYARGYKFSTYATWWIRQAMSRALADQARTIRVPVHVVELINRVVRVQRRMLQERGYEPTPEEVAAHLDLAPERVGEVLRLAQEPVSLHAPVGEEDDVALGDLIEDGDAASPVESAAFLLLREHLEAVLSTLGERERKVVQLRYGLADGRPRTLEEIGRIFGVTRERIRQIESKTLNKLRDHAFADQLRGYLD, from the coding sequence AGACCCCCGCGGTTCCGCTCAACGCGTACGGGACGGACAGCGGCGAGGCCGTCGACTCCGCCCCCGAAGTACCGCTGCCGCACCCCCTGGCAGCGATCATCCTGGAGGTCGCCCGCGTGCAGACCCAGACCCTCACCCAGACCGACACCGGCAACGACGTCACGGAGCCGGACGCGGAGGCCGACGTCCTCGTCGCGGTCCCCCCGCAGACCCGTGTCGTGCACCATCCAGAGGCGGACCCCGTGGAACCCGAAGGGCCGCCCGAGGCGGCCGAACCCCCCGCCGAGGCACTGGAGACGGAGACTCCGGAGCCCGTGGAGACGCCCGCCGTGGAGCGGGCCCGTGCCGACACCGGCGGACCGTCCTCGGACCTGTTCCGCCAGTACCTCCGCGAGATCGGCCGCATCCCGCTGCTCACGGCCGCCGAGGAGGTCGAGCTGGCCCGCCGGGTCGAGGCCGGCCTGTTCGCCGAGGAGAAGCTGAGCAACACCCCCGACCTGGACAGCGAGTTGGCGCTGGACCTGGACCGCCTGGTCGTCATGGGCCGCATGGCCAAGCGCCGCCTCATCGAGGCGAACCTGCGGCTGGTGGTGTCCGTGGCGAAGCGGTACGTCGGCCGCGGCCTGACCATGCTCGACCTCGTCCAGGAGGGGAACCTCGGCCTGATCAGGGCGGTCGAGAAGTTCGACTACGCCCGCGGGTACAAGTTCTCGACCTACGCCACCTGGTGGATCCGGCAGGCCATGTCCCGGGCGCTGGCCGACCAGGCCCGCACCATCCGGGTCCCGGTCCACGTCGTCGAGCTGATCAACCGCGTCGTGCGCGTCCAGCGCCGGATGCTTCAGGAACGGGGCTACGAGCCGACCCCCGAGGAGGTCGCCGCCCACCTCGACCTGGCGCCCGAGCGCGTCGGCGAGGTGCTCCGCCTGGCCCAGGAGCCGGTCTCCCTGCACGCCCCGGTGGGCGAGGAGGACGACGTGGCCCTCGGCGACCTGATCGAGGACGGCGACGCGGCGAGCCCCGTGGAGTCGGCCGCGTTCCTGCTGCTCAGGGAGCACCTGGAGGCGGTGCTGTCGACGCTGGGGGAGCGGGAGCGCAAGGTCGTACAGCTGCGGTACGGGCTGGCCGACGGCCGGCCGCGCACGCTGGAGGAGATCGGGCGCATCTTCGGGGTGACCCGGGAGCGGATACGCCAGATCGAGTCCAAGACCCTGAACAAGCTACGGGACCACGCCTTCGCGGACCAGCTGCGGGGCTATCTGGATTGA
- a CDS encoding ABC transporter ATP-binding protein, translating to MLIRLLRTYLRPYKKPIAAVVLLQFLQTCATLYLPTLNAHIIDNGVVKGDTGYILSFGALMIGISLAQVVCNMGAVYYGARTAAAVGRDVRAAVFDRVQSFSSREVGHFGAPSLITRTTNDVQQVQMLALMTFTLMVSAPIMCVGGIVLALGLDVPLSAVLVAVVPTLGICVTLIVRRLRPLFRAMQTRLDTVNRVLREQITGNRVIRAFVRDEYEKERFGKANGDLTEMQLATGNMLALMFPIVMTVVNLSSIAVVWFGAHRIDSGGMQIGDLTAFLAYLMQIVMSVMMATFMFMMVPRAEVCAERIEEVLGTSSSVVPPTAPVVELRRHGHLEIRGAGFRYPGAEEPVLKAVDLVARPGEVTAVIGSTGSGKSTLLGLVPRLFDATDGEVLVDGTDVATIEPKLLAKTVGLVPQKPYLFAGTVATNLRYGNPDATDEELWHALEVAQAKDFVTKLEGGLNAPIAQGGTNVSGGQRQRLAIARTLVQRPEIYLFDDSFSALDYATDAALRAALAEETAEATVVIVAQRVATIRDADRIVVLDEGRVVGTGRHHELMADNETYREIVLSQLTEAEAA from the coding sequence GTGCTCATACGACTTCTACGGACCTATCTCAGGCCGTACAAGAAACCCATCGCCGCGGTGGTGCTGCTGCAGTTCCTGCAGACCTGCGCCACCCTCTACCTGCCGACGCTGAACGCGCACATCATCGACAACGGTGTCGTCAAGGGCGACACCGGCTACATCCTCTCCTTCGGCGCGCTGATGATCGGCATCTCGCTGGCCCAGGTCGTGTGCAACATGGGGGCCGTGTACTACGGCGCCCGGACCGCGGCGGCCGTCGGCCGGGACGTGCGCGCCGCGGTGTTCGACCGGGTGCAGTCCTTCTCCTCGCGGGAGGTCGGCCACTTCGGGGCACCCTCGCTGATCACCCGGACCACCAACGACGTCCAGCAGGTCCAGATGCTGGCCCTGATGACGTTCACGCTGATGGTGTCGGCGCCGATCATGTGCGTGGGCGGCATCGTCCTCGCGCTCGGCCTGGACGTGCCGCTGTCCGCGGTACTGGTCGCCGTGGTGCCGACGCTGGGCATCTGCGTGACGTTGATCGTGCGGCGGCTGCGGCCGCTGTTCCGGGCCATGCAGACCCGCCTGGACACCGTCAACCGAGTACTGCGCGAGCAGATCACCGGCAACCGTGTGATCAGGGCCTTCGTCCGGGACGAGTACGAGAAGGAGCGGTTCGGGAAGGCCAACGGCGATCTCACCGAGATGCAGCTGGCCACCGGCAACATGCTCGCGCTGATGTTTCCGATCGTCATGACGGTGGTGAACCTGTCGTCCATCGCGGTGGTGTGGTTCGGCGCCCACCGCATCGACAGCGGCGGGATGCAGATCGGCGACCTGACCGCCTTCCTCGCCTACCTCATGCAGATCGTGATGTCCGTGATGATGGCCACCTTCATGTTCATGATGGTGCCGCGCGCTGAGGTGTGCGCCGAGCGCATCGAGGAGGTCCTCGGCACGTCGTCGAGCGTGGTCCCGCCGACGGCGCCGGTGGTGGAGCTGCGCAGGCACGGACACCTGGAGATCCGGGGCGCGGGCTTCCGCTACCCGGGCGCCGAGGAGCCGGTGCTCAAGGCCGTCGATCTGGTCGCCCGGCCCGGGGAGGTCACCGCCGTCATCGGCTCGACCGGCAGCGGCAAGTCCACCCTGCTCGGCCTGGTCCCCCGCCTGTTCGACGCGACCGACGGGGAGGTCCTGGTCGACGGCACCGACGTGGCGACCATCGAGCCCAAGCTGCTCGCGAAGACGGTCGGCCTGGTCCCGCAGAAGCCGTACCTGTTCGCGGGGACGGTCGCGACCAACCTGCGCTACGGCAACCCGGACGCCACGGACGAGGAACTGTGGCACGCGCTGGAGGTGGCGCAGGCCAAGGACTTCGTCACCAAGCTGGAGGGCGGGCTGAACGCGCCGATCGCGCAAGGCGGTACGAACGTCTCCGGCGGTCAGCGGCAGCGGCTCGCGATCGCCCGCACACTGGTGCAGCGGCCGGAGATCTACCTCTTCGACGACTCCTTCTCCGCCCTCGACTACGCGACCGACGCGGCCCTGCGCGCGGCGCTCGCCGAGGAGACCGCCGAGGCCACCGTCGTGATCGTCGCCCAGCGCGTGGCGACCATCCGGGACGCCGACCGGATCGTCGTCCTCGACGAGGGACGCGTCGTCGGCACCGGCCGGCACCACGAGCTGATGGCGGACAACGAGACCTACCGGGAGATCGTGCTCTCCCAGCTGACGGAAGCGGAGGCTGCCTGA
- a CDS encoding FGGY family carbohydrate kinase, whose protein sequence is MGIVAGLDSSPDFTRIVVCDTDTGAVLRQGYAPHPVDGDRPADVDPQAWLLSLGEAAGGGLLEGVQAIGVSAQQNAVIALDAQGNTVRPAMVGGDRRTQVAAADLIDALGGRESWAQAVGSVPQAAQPVTKLRWLAKNEPDAALRAAILMQAHDWLVWQLLGRPVRRTTDRGGASGTGYWSAATGSYRTDLVELALGHQVMLPEVIGPAEAAGTTPEGLLISAGTGGTMAAAFGLGIGLGDAVVSLGASGSVMAVHPEALVDGTGMITALADATGMHLPVVTTLNAVRTLRGTAELLGLSDLESLSDLAMKSTPGSHGLVLLPYLEGERTPSLPHTAGTLAGLRRESMKPEHLARAAFEGMLCGLADALDVLRGRGVDVRRIFLLGAAAELPAVQAAAPALFGAQVVVPQPADYAAIGAARQAAWALGVSQGALDPRNPPAWQGAAAQVLEPGEELAVGQAVRQQYVSVREQTHPGAFRT, encoded by the coding sequence ATGGGGATAGTCGCCGGGTTGGACAGTTCGCCCGATTTCACTCGCATCGTCGTCTGCGACACGGACACGGGCGCCGTGCTCCGGCAGGGGTATGCCCCCCACCCGGTGGACGGTGACCGCCCCGCCGACGTCGACCCGCAGGCCTGGCTGCTCTCCCTCGGGGAGGCGGCCGGCGGCGGGCTCCTCGAAGGCGTGCAGGCCATCGGCGTGTCGGCGCAGCAGAACGCGGTGATCGCGCTGGACGCGCAGGGCAACACGGTGCGCCCGGCGATGGTCGGCGGCGACAGGCGGACGCAGGTCGCCGCGGCGGATCTGATCGACGCGCTCGGCGGGCGCGAGTCCTGGGCGCAAGCCGTGGGGTCCGTGCCGCAGGCCGCGCAGCCGGTGACCAAGCTGCGCTGGCTCGCCAAGAACGAGCCCGACGCCGCCCTGCGCGCCGCGATCCTGATGCAGGCCCACGACTGGCTGGTGTGGCAGCTGCTCGGGCGGCCCGTACGCAGGACCACCGACCGGGGCGGCGCCTCAGGGACCGGCTACTGGTCGGCGGCCACCGGTTCCTACCGCACCGACCTGGTGGAGCTGGCGCTGGGTCACCAGGTCATGCTGCCCGAGGTGATCGGTCCGGCGGAGGCGGCCGGTACGACTCCGGAGGGGCTGCTGATCTCCGCCGGGACCGGCGGGACCATGGCCGCCGCCTTCGGGCTCGGCATCGGGCTGGGCGACGCGGTCGTCTCGCTGGGTGCCTCGGGGTCCGTGATGGCCGTGCATCCCGAGGCCCTCGTCGACGGCACCGGGATGATCACCGCCCTCGCCGACGCGACCGGCATGCACCTGCCCGTGGTCACCACCCTGAACGCCGTACGGACCCTGCGCGGGACCGCCGAACTGCTCGGCCTGTCGGACCTGGAGAGCCTGTCCGACCTGGCGATGAAGTCGACGCCCGGCTCGCACGGACTGGTGCTGCTGCCGTATCTGGAGGGCGAGCGGACGCCCAGCCTGCCGCACACCGCGGGGACCCTCGCGGGCCTGCGCCGGGAGTCGATGAAGCCCGAGCACCTCGCCCGGGCCGCGTTCGAGGGCATGCTGTGCGGGCTCGCCGACGCACTGGACGTGCTGCGCGGCCGGGGCGTCGACGTACGGCGGATCTTCCTGCTGGGGGCGGCCGCCGAGCTGCCCGCCGTGCAGGCCGCCGCGCCCGCCCTGTTCGGCGCGCAGGTCGTCGTACCGCAGCCCGCGGACTACGCGGCGATCGGTGCCGCACGGCAGGCCGCGTGGGCGCTGGGGGTGTCGCAGGGCGCGCTGGACCCGCGCAATCCGCCGGCCTGGCAGGGCGCGGCCGCGCAGGTGCTGGAGCCCGGTGAGGAGCTGGCGGTCGGGCAGGCGGTGCGGCAGCAGTACGTGTCGGTGCGCGAGCAGACCCATCCCGGGGCGTTCCGGACATAG
- a CDS encoding MarR family winged helix-turn-helix transcriptional regulator — translation MPASTHRTPSTASEGPMSYAIFQLARAHRARAAAILREMDLHPGQELLLMQLLDRDGQTQSELLESVGLDHSTVSKSLRRMQDAGLLIREPAAHDRRVMVVHLTDKGRAMREPLAAMWRALEETSAVNLSAQQAESFVRTAYAIADAINSRAVPREDSE, via the coding sequence ATGCCCGCCTCCACCCACCGCACCCCCTCTACGGCCAGCGAGGGGCCGATGAGTTACGCGATCTTCCAGCTCGCCCGCGCCCACCGCGCCCGCGCCGCCGCCATACTCCGCGAGATGGACCTGCATCCCGGACAGGAACTGCTGCTCATGCAACTCCTCGACCGGGACGGCCAGACCCAGTCCGAACTGCTCGAAAGCGTCGGCCTGGACCACTCCACCGTCTCCAAGTCCCTGCGCCGCATGCAGGACGCCGGCCTGCTCATCCGCGAGCCGGCCGCACACGACCGGCGCGTCATGGTCGTCCACCTCACCGACAAGGGCCGTGCCATGCGCGAGCCCCTGGCAGCCATGTGGCGGGCCCTGGAGGAGACCTCCGCAGTGAACCTGTCGGCGCAGCAGGCAGAGTCCTTCGTCCGCACCGCCTACGCCATCGCCGACGCGATCAACAGCCGCGCTGTTCCACGGGAAGATTCCGAGTAA